The genome window CCTATGTTGTTGTCTCTGACAGTATCTCGCGTGtggtataaataaatgaaataacaaTGCATGTTTACATTTAAGGAGATATTGCAGTCTTAAAAGACAAGATTTAAATTATTTCCCATACTATTTTTGCcatcacagcggaccccaggctcccattagCCGTGGCGtatgtcgggataacgcaaggcggATGATAACTATGTTTGCCATCATTCTAAGATTTCCTTTAAATCTACAGGTGTCGGTATCGACCTGGAAGTCGCGAATACGCTCCAAAAGATCCTGTCCAAGCAGGGCATGAAGTTCAAGCTCAGCACCAAAGTCTCCGGCATCAAGAAGGAGGGTTCAAATGTGAAGGTTGAAGTGGAACCGGCCAAGGGCGGCGCCAAGGAGACGGTATGCTTCCTTAAGGATGAAATTTTTGCTTTCATCATAGTGGACATTTTAAACCGAAATTTTCCAAGGAATCAAGTGCCCAAGGCCGTATTAGATGGCGGCTAACGCCCtattagagttgtgcctgcttgTTCACTGAAAATATAGCTCCCAACTacaagtgtactagttcgttattttaggacatttagtacagtagtacaccgagagagcgagagaaaaattgtgcatatggcgtacagtaacgctcgctcgtactagccgagagctgatcagacgttttcgcgcgctctcggtccgagtcagtcggttctaaTTCGGTTgtggtcggatcacacggatcgctttgctgtcattgtcacttctcggctcttcgctcctttcgctcccatacagttgcgcgtgtgtgagtgtactaaatgtactagagagcagaatcatttggaagtcgttcggtctagtacagagcagggaatcgtgtcttttgtactattaagtagtacatgtactacacaagcctacgCCCTATCCTTACAAAAGATCCTAGCCAAGCAGGGCATGAGCTCGGCACTAAGGTAGACAGAAAGAGGATGAAACTGTCAAGGTCGCTGTGGAGGTGGCCAAGGGCTTTTTATTTCATAGTAAGTGACCAAAAACATCAAATGCCCTTGATGTTTTTGGTCACTTACTATCGGTACGGTCCTTTATGCCTGATCTATCCTCAGGTTACCTTCGGGCTAATCATAAACTATTATCGCaaatattcacaataaaaaTCGGTAAAATTAGTGACTTCCTTTTGCACTTGACATTTAGTCTCGACGAGTTAAAAAGGACAATTTCTCAATTAATATccttatacatataaaacagcATATTTATAGGTTTAACAGAAATCAGAAGTAGTTATGGCTTCTAGCGAAACTGTCTGTAGTCAAtgtataaatgacataatttaaaatatggtTTCAGTTGGATTGCGACGTCGTGCTGATCTCGATCGGCCGCCGGCCATACACCCGCGACCTGGGGCTCGACAAGGTCGGCATCGCGCTTGACGACCGCGGCCGCGTTCCCGTCAACGAAAGTTCCAGACCAAAGTACCCGGGTATGCCAGTTTCATTCCCATAGTATTCATTCCTACTGTATAGGTATAAGGTCGAGTCGAGACTTTAATCCTGGCGGCCACTTAGGAGGAAACGAgtcctcatacatttgaatgcgattcgacgcgtagCTAATTTAcgcagtttcataagaaatgcagaaggcgaatgaGGCTCAACTCGGCGAGCcgagtggacgccaggctttacACCCGCGATATGGGTCACGATAAAGTAGAATGCAATCAGGCAGgcgagcatggtcgcgcgataaatgataaaatatcaggccgtccctatcgtactTACAAATAGTACGATAGGAACGGCCTGATATTTTGCCAGGTTCCCGATAAAGAACGATGACTGCGGCTGAGTTCCCCTCAATGACAAGTCACAGACCAAAGGTATGCTACTTTAGTCTGAACGCTTTAGACGAAAATCTTACACCTGCGAACTAAGACTTTTCAAAGAGGGTGTCATATCTCAAGCTAAATTCTTATCTCTTGTCACCTTCTAATGAAGTAAGTACCTCAAGGTTATCTTTTGCTTACAAATGAAACAAgttattacataaaaataacaatataagCTATAGGTGATTCTATCCTTATAAGCCACACTAACAGTAACAACCTTTCTGTTACTTTCGAGTCGATAAGCTGTTACCCAAAAGTGCAATATTGAAATGTTACAGAATCTACGCGATCGGCGATTGCATCCACGGTCCCATGTTGGCGCACAAGGCTGAAGATGAGGGCATCGTCTGCGTCGAAGGCATCAAggtaatctaaatatataaaagaagaagctgactgactgactgactgactgactgactgactgactgactgactgactgacatatcaacgcacagccgaaaccgctggtcctagagatttaaaatttggcacgtaggttccttatatagtgtagaggagcactaagaaaggattttccaaaattcaccttctaagggggtcaaatgggggttcaaagtttgtatggggaaacaagattagtttgactattttattcgaaacttcacaggaagattctttaagacatatgactgaatacgtgtttcaggttttttgaaaatttaacccctaaaagggtgaaaagggggtgataaagtcaaaaaatcaatatgggtatcgtttttatggtttatcgggtcgctgattacgataaatacaacatttttaaaatctaacgaggcggaagtgaaataccttctcccctgttgtggtgcaatggggtttaaatatcaaaaaaatatataaaaagatattgactgactgacagacatatcaacgcacagctgaaaccgctggtcctagagatgtcaaatttggcatgtaggttccttatatagtgtagaggagcactaagaaagtatttttcaaaattcgcctcttaagggggtcaaatgggggttcaaagtttgtatggggaaacaatgttagcttcactggtttattcgaaacttcacaggagggatccttaaaacatatgactaaatacatgtttcaggtttttgaaaatttgacccctaaaggggtgcaaaagGGGGTAAGTCAAAatcacaatatgggtatcgtttttatggtttatcgggtcgctgatcacgataaatacaacgattttaaaatttaatgaggtggaaaataaattttctcccctgttgttgtgcaatagggttaaaatgtccatatagccataagtataggtttagtttttatctttacttctggttcaagagatttcaaattgacacggaagttccttagaggagcactaagaaaggattattcaaagttcacctcctagcttgataatttgacagggacagggacaggaacgggatagggttagggttagggttagggttagggttagggacggggacggggacggggacggggccggggacggggacggggacgcggacggggacggggacggggacggatagggatagagatagggatagggatagggataggggagggacggggacggggacgggacggggacggggacggggacaaggatagagataaggacggggataaaaatagggaatggggtcggaataatcggtcggcaatcaatatctaggcagtgtaaaatgcaggtggctcagggggaagggattagtatgtaagtaggcatcggtgagtatcctgcatccgtaataacttttacattcaatgtgctgtaagaggatcgttgtttgcttgccttttatatgtttacgtttgcaattaatataagcaaaatggaaaaaattgttagCGATAATGCAATGAAGTATTTTTTAccttaccgaccatagcgttgagattcgagatactggctatgtgggttgtatgaagtttccccactataaatatttatataggtaaaatacatacatattcgtacctactacctacgctgtggtcgctgtgtaacaattctacaatcattgcaagaatttattttaaaacaatagtaatatgtgtaaggtacagtcagccaaaaaagtggtttaccacttttagatcaatagagtcgaacctacctacaaagaaacctacggatccaaatgaaaatcttattttttgtaaacgtttcaataagaatacttttattacgcgggcgaagccgcgggtaaaagctagtcagcatataaatatgaaatcaatcgttgattcaattcaattatttattgataaaaccgcaattatacagtttatacaCGTCATAATAAGAACaacacaattattattattaaaacgcGTTACAGTTATTAAACAGAGAGCGATATTACTAATCTATTGTTAATCTAATGTATATTGCGTTTAATGGaaaacaaagacatatgtaactccgtatatacGGATAagatctaagaaaaaacgtacctcaaagccatacagaaaaaggtactgtggcctagatggcgttacacctttggggaacgctcggctagatggcgccataatttaacacatatcaaagaggattgagtattatagagagttactgtcgatgtacaatatgggccaaattgacaaaactgaggttcaaaagttttaagcttgcaGAGATTGTCAGGAGCTTGTCAAGAGattgcagtctatgcactgtgattacacattttactttgacagtaactttctataatactcgatcctctttgacggAAAATAAATTCTGACCCAATATGAGTTGAAACTCCGGTGAAAGTCTGATAAGAAAGACAAATCTCGGAATAACTTCGTACTACCGGCGGCAACATGATCTCGGTGAAAAATTCTAAGCGGTTAAATGGTTTAAAAGTGTAAAAAAGCTGTTTAAACCACTCTCATTGTTTCATCTACCATAATGTTGCGATGAGTGAGCTTAAGCCCATATCGGAGATATATGTTGAGTTGGGAGATATACCTTGGAGCTCAGATGGTAGAACACTAGGCAAGCAATTCAATGGTCATTGGCTAAGTGTCACCCGAGACAATACTTTTTACCACTTTTGATTTATAAGCTTGAACCAAgaataatttatataggatttataatcttcatactaagaatcgtatatactacactgatgatgcctacatttttttttcaaatgtgcattgacgtgatattatgatattaaaataaagaagcatgtcatttgttcttacaaaaaataaaaacacccaAACATATTcggggaaaatattattttggccacttccttgcagcgaaacagcgccatctaggtttaagcctaaaaggcccatacacttcaggggtacgcttttttctaATGGTCCTTGGCTTAAACGCATCATTTGGAGACGTTTTTCCTTAATACAAAAAtccaatgtcacagtttcgttttctttcaaccccttatttgccaagagtggcactgaagcttagtttcatgtgttctgcctacccctttatgggatacaggcgtgattgtatgtatgtatgtacaaaaatCCATTTGTTACTACTGGTTTGTAATGACAAACCAGTTGTAACAAATGGATTTTACAATAGTAAATAACGCTTGTTTACTTTCCGTTTCGTTCGCCATTCTTTCATATTTCTTCATTTTAAGAGAGCCTTATTCTACTTGGTTTGGTTCCAGGGCATGCCGGTACACTTCAACTACGACGCGATCCCGTCGGTCATCTACACCACGCCCGAGGTCGGCTGGGTCGGCAAATCGGAGGAGGACCTTAAGAAGGAGGTCAGTCACCTATTCGAAAATTCCGCTTAGGCTCctagtaaaattttaaaagtcaACATATTCTTTTCTGCGTGACTGACATAAAACGGAAATTCTGCTGCTTAATccaactgctttgcaaattcaCTTCGGAAAGACGTCCGATGAAAAATCGTATGGCATTAGACATTAGCTCCGCATGAAGATCCAAAGGTGCGAAACGTCGTACGTATGTCGTCTGTGTCTGACGTATGTCAGACGCGATTTGTGGCGCATCACAGCTTCTGACAATGATACGAAAAAAAATCGCACCTTCGTCGTCGCCACACGCGAATTCGTTGTACCTTGGTACTTTGATACGACATGCGAAGGTAGTGTGCTATTCTCGGAAATACTATTTTTAAGCacatactacgtcggtggcataatgtaaagcggtcaccgtacctatggacgcctgcaactcaaacatgGCCACTCCGTTGCCACCCCTTAAAACGCATTCCTGTGTTAAGTcacggttacctcacagttaccgcctgacTCAAAACAATAAACGAACAAGTCaatctgtcatatttcactcatcaGCAAGCATGGTTGACGCGCCTTCACGacacacgagcttagaatggtCTAGTGCTAGGCGCGCCTCTTCTGTAaatatttgatcgtcagtgttCGCTGtgtgtgccctaccacacaaagcggaatatcattcacattatccgatccgatatcggatgcccTCCTCCTAAGGATTTCTATggaaaaaatctaagatggcgcctgtataTGTGCGGCGTGCATATAAACTATTGAAGTCCGACATGTCCTGATATCGACGCTGCATAGTGTGCAAACGTCACTGAACCTAACGGCCCAGCACGctcattggtctaagcgcggcgtGCATGCACaaacgtgcgaatgaaaagtctcaTCGCCGTGTGTCGCTGCAATGtttggccgccgctcaccgcagtcgcgcttagaccaatgtcgtcgCTGAACCGTAACGCTCCGAGCGTACACTCAGGCCTATTTTCACAGCAAGCGATTGCGGTTACATTGCGCAACAATACCAATGTACCAATATACCAATGTGTTTTTCAGGGCAAGGCGTACAAAGTAGGCAAATTCCCGTTCCTGGCGAACTCGAGAGCGAAGACCAACGGCGAGCCCGACGGCTTCGTGAAGGTGCTCTCCGACAAGGCCACCGATGTCATCTACGGCACGCACATCATCGGCCCCGTGAGTATTACAGCCCTCTCGCATGCGAGAACTCGTTGTATTTACCTATCATTTTTAGGGCACAGTCAATAAGACCAGTAGTTAATCTTCGaacaaacgtacgccgcgcggtatgtatgtatgtatgcgcgCCGTAttcgtacgcaacacatgtaagcgGATGAGCATTTCGGTCGAGGCACGTTCACCGCGTGAGATTGCCTCGCCCTGTGTGGTAAGTCTACAAAATTGAGAGTTCATCGCGTGAGCAacaaaatttctatttaatcgcccgtgacgtcactcctcagtatttcatattaattccatactaGGTTTTGAAGTTATCTGAATAGTGAATTGGATGAATTACAATGATTTTATTTCCAGGGTGGCGGTGAGCTGATCAACGAGGCGGTGCTTGCACAGGAGTACGGCGCGGCCGCCGAGGACGTCGCACGCGTCTGCCACGCGCATCCCGTGAGTACTTTACTGTTATACAGCTTagaaaaaaaagagtagaaattcaaatatatttttttatcatagcaacactaactattctcatagaaaattgcCAAAATAGTTGCCGGACAaggacggtggcgcccctattatttctttattctttttctGCCAGGCTGTATATGTCGTTAGGCATGAGACTTATATTCGCGATATTTTGTAAACCTTTTGTATACTCGATATTACAAGTTTGTCTGTAAAATTTCCTTTTAATTTGAATGCCTTTCCAATGATTCTGAATCTGATTATGGAGGCAGGATTTGGCTTTAGAACTGTCTCCATGAGTGTTGTTAATGGAAAAATAGTACACATTATTTAGGACTATAAAATCCGACAACACTGTACAATTTTTCTGACTGACATTCTCACGCAGACTCCTTTATTTTCAGACCTGCGCGGAAGCGCTGCGTGAAGCGAATCTTGCGGCGTACTGCGGCAAGCCCATCAACttctaaacataaatatagtaaATTCGGAGACCAGTGGCTGTGGGGTCCACCCCCAATTACTACCACGTGACGACTCGAAAGTGATCAGTTTTTTATGTGGTGAAACCATATCGCGACGCTACGGCCAGGGTCCCTATGGATTTACGTAAAATTTAAAAAGACAAACTagtaagggtcggttgcaccaaaccgtctgttaccGAAAAAGCAATCGCAAAaatttttgtatgggaatttccatagaaaattacctgcgtgtctgttaactgtggttgatgcaactggcgcTAAATGTTCGGTTTTTCTTCTAACCATCGTTGACACATTTAACTTAATGTATGAAATGTTGATACGAAGCGTCGTTGTGAAGGAATCCACAAATACATTGTCAATGAAAGTTTACAtgtttttaacactttcgcgaCTAAGAACCCGCCTGatgggcactcgtgaacttcGCTCAGATTCCGGACAACCCGCTGGGCGAGCTGACGCCATACAAACGtccggtttctgacgtagtgcgcaATTTTTTGACTGGAAGTGAATGTGTTAAAGACTGTAtagtacaaatatttttaacagCAACACAACTTAAAACCATCGAAGCAACCTTTTTACTGTTTAAATGATAAAGCCAGTTCTAGTTTacgcttcttctaactgtattaatgacataaggacgggtagtctatctcgcggcgacatactcccgcggcaatcatgtgctaaccctgcagttcTAGTTTACGCCACAAAACTGATCACTAAATATTAGGAATAAGCAAGTTGGTGTCGCTTAAGACTACTTGCTTCTTGGGGTTTAGTCATATAAACGATGCACGTCCCTGTAACGAATCTTGTGTGAATCTGATATGAAaggtatttaatataatttccaAACGCTGCCACTTTTGATCCTCTACGTCACTATAAACTcaaaaacgattttatatgtaattttctgagttattttatttttgttgctaagatggTTTAGGCGTATAATGTCCCACTCGCAAAACGTCCCTCCGCTATAATAACGTCCCATACGCAAAACGTCTTCTCTGCTAATTGTCCCTTATGCAAAAAACCCCATTCGCATTACGTCCCGTTATCAAAATGACCCATACCCTTCGCGAAATGTCCCTTCTGAAAATACCCCTATCGCTGAAAGTCACGGCTGCCTAATGCCCCTTTCGCAAAACGTCCCGTTTGCAAATAGCCAGGTTCTTATGGATTAAAGAGGTAATAATACAGATTGTTATCAATACTGGCCACTTGAatatagtccggtttcctcacgatgttttccttcaccgaaaagcaactagtaaatatcaaatgatatttcgtacacagttccaaaaaactcattggtacgagccattTTTTACGGGACATTTTGCGAAAGGGACGTGTTGCGATCGGGTTATTTCGTGAAAGGGACTTTCTGCGAAAGGGACGTAATTTATATAAAGGGACATTTTGAGAACGGGATATTTTGCAGAAGGGCCGTTTTGGCAATGGGACATTTTATAAAAGGGACCTTTTGCGAAAGGGACCAAGAGACGTTTTGCGAGTGGGACATTATACGCCTAAACCGCTAAGATGACGTGAATtaaatctttttatttttttaacctatttattttacaaacttCCATTCCGATTACGATCAGTTAACTACACATTTACTGCGAGTAAATGTTTGTACAATTggtgtatttattttcttttgtaaATAGTTTACAGAaatacaaaatgtaaaaaaaaatattttgtaattatttCCTTATGCTAACAAAATTATCATATATCACAATCTAGGGGATAGAAGAAATCAGGTTAGACAAATGTCTCATCCAGTTTGCATCATGTATTTAGCTATGCCTTTACGTATTGTAGAATTTCAGTCGAATATCCAGAAGGAAGGCTTAAAAAACCAACTCTGATATCATATCAGGCACAAGGAagtcaataataataattaaaaaaaaaaacaactattcTGTTGATATGGTATTTTATTTACGACTATTTTTTTGGTTATTACTTTTTATTGTAGTGTAACATTTATTAGGAGTCAGTAAAAGAAtcacaaaaaataatataagcTACATTGCATGATTCACTGTATTATTTAGGAAGCATCAGACATGTATGCCAACTAGTTacagaaaatgtaaatattttcctGTGGGCTAATTGAAATCAACCACAGTAATAAAATTCCAGTTAAACCGAGAAGACGTCGTAATTAGTCGTGGCCATGTCCATGCcacgaacaaaatataattgCTGTGGCGTACCTCTGCTGTCAAAGTAACCTTTATACTTTCAAATATGGCTCAATCGAGTTCGCTTGCGCCGTTGGCTTTTTGGCGCGTGttgtttatgatttttttacataaagtaTTTAAAGGGTTAAATTCACCCGATGAACAAGTGAGATGCGAAAGTCCGTCTACacataaggaataaataaagcTCTTCCTCTGTAGCTAGGGCTACTGAAAAAAAGTAGCAAAATAGTGACTCAAGTGACGTATTTTTCGACgtcgttttggtttaaaaagtattcttataattttagaactagaTTGACTTTTCATAATATCAACGAGGACATTAGGCTTAAAGTtaagttaaaaatattaaatcaatgacacaaaaaagaaaaactatttCTAACTTAGACATTAGTTTGTTCAAGAAATTAAAGAGTAATTCaacaactacataatttcaGCTATGGCATCACATAAATGAGAATGGCCACAAAACATTATAACAATGTTAAAATCTCGCGATAGCattaaatatagaaaaaaaaaacaacattggTCAGGTAAAACGGTAGTGACTAGAAGAAAATACAACGAAAAAAATAGAGGTGGGTAACAGTTAATAAGGTTAAGTTCATAGGACGACAattattagtatgtatgtctctaACAAGCTAAGACACTCTAACATGAACCACACATTAACACTTCTATTACAACTAATCGAACAATAAACAAAGTCGAATAGATCACATTCACAACAACCAGCTCTAAAACAGAAACGAAGATAAATTATCACATTAGTTGGACAGATTTGATGTACTAAAATATAAGCTCTCCTAAATAAGCTAAtaagcaaaatatttatttataataaacgtttattttattgaaGTATATGAGGTCAATATACACTATAATATTCCAAGTTTAATTTTTGGTAATTGAATaccacaaaaattaaaatctctaaCGGCTCAAATCCATTGCGTTTTCAATGTCTTCAATCGCTCGTTATTGCTTTGATATGCCACCCTTGACATGATTTCGTCATgtaattaatacatttattaaatatacCATAAGGAAACGTTCACGAAAATCCTTGTATTTCTTCAGCCCCAAGTATCAAGTACTTCGCTGCACATATTCAAGTAGAATTTGGGCGACAAAATCTGACTGTACTGAGCACAATCATTTGAGTACATTATGGCACCCGCCATCGTAGTAGCGTTAGACTCCATGTATTTACGTAGCACTTTTTCTAACTCTACAACTTCTAGATTATTCTCTAAGTAAAAGTCTTTTGAGAGGCGGAAACATACCTCCCATAGTTTAGTATCGACAGGAAAGATACTGATGCATCTGTCAATTACATTCGCCGCTTTTACTGACAAGTTATTTTCCGTTATTAGAGTACTGGATGTAGCGATGGTTTTCTTTGgtatatatttcatttcattgcaACAGCACGGCAAAGTTTGGTAAATAGAAGGATCTATCACAGGATAGGGATCCTCGTTGAGTATTGTCAGGGAGATTTCTTTGATTCTCTTGGACATAATGTTTGTGATAACGATTTTGAGTTCATCTTCTTTGCGCAGATATTTGGGTGAGGCGCTTTTGTTTTCATTGGCCTCGAATTCCGTGTGAGTGAGGTAGAGGCGGTCTTCTTGCGGGCTGGTTTTTAAGTTTTCTAATAGGAGTTTTAAGCAGTCTGAGTATTTTTGGTTGTGGTAAGCGAGTTTAGCTGCCATGTTGAGGTTGTTGGCGAGGACGTCCTCGTTTATGTATTCTTTTAGGAGAAGGATGACGTCATCGGGCCACGATTTCTTTTTAAAGTCGTTGCAGGAGGTGAGGGGGTTGAGCCTTGGTTCTAGAGGCTTCCTCTGTGAGCCGTCGAGGTCGAAGGGGAACATGATGTCGACGCGATCGATGGGTTGGAAGAGGAACTTGTTGTTGGAGCGGCTGGCGGGGATTTTGATCACGCGTTTTGTGGTTTTCATCATTATGACGCGATTGGTGCCTTTTTCTTTTTCGTTGTTTGTctgtaattaaaatatgtattagTTTACCCATCATTGCTTAATTTATCAACACAACATTTC of Leguminivora glycinivorella isolate SPB_JAAS2020 chromosome 5, LegGlyc_1.1, whole genome shotgun sequence contains these proteins:
- the LOC125226108 gene encoding LOW QUALITY PROTEIN: dihydrolipoyl dehydrogenase (The sequence of the model RefSeq protein was modified relative to this genomic sequence to represent the inferred CDS: inserted 1 base in 1 codon), coding for MGYKFLKLASTSIRPRFGVRSYATSHDADLVVIGAGPGGYVAAIKAAQLGMKVVSVEKDPTLGGTCLNVGCIPSKALLHNTHLYHQALHDFKRRGIEVPSVTMNFKTLMEYKEASVKALTGGIAMLFQKNKVKLVKGVGTIVAPNKVEVKGASGVETVNAKNILIATGSEVTPFPGVPVDQKNIVDSTGALSLPQIPKKMLVIGAGVIGLELGSVYQRLGAEVTAIEFLGTIGGVGIDLEVANTLQKILSKQGMKFKLSTKVSGIKKEGSNVKVEVEPAKGGAKETLDCDVVLISIGRRPYTRDLGLDKVGIALDDRGRVPVNXKFQTKVPGIYAIGDCIHGPMLAHKAEDEGIVCVEGIKGMPVHFNYDAIPSVIYTTPEVGWVGKSEEDLKKEGKAYKVGKFPFLANSRAKTNGEPDGFVKVLSDKATDVIYGTHIIGPGGGELINEAVLAQEYGAAAEDVARVCHAHPTCAEALREANLAAYCGKPINF
- the LOC125226109 gene encoding uncharacterized protein LOC125226109, encoding MSAGWHHSCIVDSTGQLYSWGLNFDGQLGSGDRKQILIPTEVSIRTDSQPDNAQETKTPTTPRDDGPSKALVACGGDFTVYIDDDGRIYATGNMHLQTNNEKEKGTNRVIMMKTTKRVIKIPASRSNNKFLFQPIDRVDIMFPFDLDGSQRKPLEPRLNPLTSCNDFKKKSWPDDVILLLKEYINEDVLANNLNMAAKLAYHNQKYSDCLKLLLENLKTSPQEDRLYLTHTEFEANENKSASPKYLRKEDELKIVITNIMSKRIKEISLTILNEDPYPVIDPSIYQTLPCCCNEMKYIPKKTIATSSTLITENNLSVKAANVIDRCISIFPVDTKLWEVCFRLSKDFYLENNLEVVELEKVLRKYMESNATTMAGAIMYSNDCAQYSQILSPKFYLNMCSEVLDTWG